The genomic region caaggatggggcacccacaactGCTTTGCAGCTTTCTATCAGACTGCTCTTTGTTTGCTGTGTGGtaaaaagggagagggaggcaaGTGGGGACAAATTTCAGTGAAGTCATTTGAGGCCTCCCTCAATGGGAGCAGTAGCAGTGGGACACAACCCCACCAAGACCAGTCAGTCTCTGTGAGCTTGCAGCCAgcacttttccttctgccttggGGTGTCAGGCTGGTTTATCCTGACATGCTGCATATTTTCCCCTCACACCTATTCCTTCCCTCCTCTAAACCACTCCAAACAATATGAGGTTTTGTCTGCCCTCAGCATCCAACAGCAGTTTCTCAAGCCCCTTAGCCCTTATTTTGCATGTGTGCCCTGGGCTTAACCAGAACATTCCTGCCAGAGGTTAAGCCCAGGCATTGCATGGATAATCCATGAAAACTTTTTGCCTCCAGTTCCAAGTGACTGTAACAGGCCCAGAGTTGCTGTCTGCAGCTCCACGCTGgcccttctccagccccttATCTCtctcccaggcaggcagggctcagAGATAGAATAGGGCTCCCAGCTGCAAGCCAAGAGGTTTAGGAAAGTGAaatgcctggctgtgctgcaccaTTCATCTCCAGTGCTAAAATGAAGTGGCTGTGCAGAGCACTATGGCCATGGATGCTGTGTCATGCTGCCATCACCATCCCTGCAATGCTGTCATTTTGGGGTGGTGAAGCTTCCCACCCTCATGGAGCcaaggctgggagcagctgtggggtgaGCCCCTGTTAAACCAGAGGGCTGTGGGGAAAGCAGTGACTGTGGCATGAAGGTAGGACTGGAGAGAGTTGCTGGAGCTAGAAACAGGATCTTTGACTGAAAGACCACAGAGTGCCAGGGAGAGGGGATGGCAGGGCACCACAGtgccctcagcacagcagcactcttgggagaaaaccaggaaaatttGTTCTTGTGCAAGGATCACCTTCAGGAAAGAGGACCCAAGCACTGGCTTTGGCAGGGGTGAGAGGGGAAGAGaattgatcttttttttccccactgaaaactgccttttttcccttctctcctcagACAGTGAGACCGTTGCTTTGGCACCTGACCTACGACTACGGGGCTAGTCCTCCCTCCTCATGTGGTTGGTTTCTTTCCTGATTAAAAGCGATTAGGTAACTCTAAAACCTGCAGAAATGTGACTGAGGAGAATGGAGACAAAGAGACCCTTCAAGATCTTTTAAATCCCCAGGGCAGTATTtagagagccctgaggagagaaCTGGAGCAGAAAGACTCTGCCAGGACCTCCCTGTCCTTCTTCCTGCTGCACCCTCCGTTGCCAACATCTCCTGCACCATGTCGCTCTCTGAAGCAGAGGTGCAAAGTGCCCGCAGTGCCTGGGAGAAGATATATGTGGATGCTGAGGACAATGGGACAACTGTGCTGGTCAGGTAAGGAAAGAGCCCATCCAACTGCTGCCCCAGAGGGGTGAAGGAGGAAACAGCAAGAAGGATGGAGATACTGCCTGGGAGCATGTCTTGATATTTTTCATGCAGCCTTTGCTGGGAAGAAGAGCAATCCACACAAGGAAGAATAAAAGGAAAGGGGTAAGGGGgtgggaaaagaagaagagacAAGATCAATTTCTTCACCCATGTAAGGTAATGAAAAGAAAGTGTGGTATGAAAGAGAATGGGAACAAAACATGGGCCttatttccctcttcctctttatCTCTAAACTCTTTTTAAACTCAGTATTTCACTTCTGATTCTCCTTCAGCATCAGTTCATCTGTTCCATTGTATTATACCCTTTCTGTGGGCTTTCCTCTCTTAGTTTCCATCGCGTTTCCCTCTCTTCTGTTCACCTTTCACATATTCCACTCTCATCTGGGACTTACATCGCCTCCATAAGCATGGATCAGTTCAAACACTATTTCTGGTTATCAGACCTTTACCCACCACTCTGGCTTTCTTGTACATCACACCTTGTGCCTGGATTACCCTCACAAACTATTACATGctgctctttccttctgcaggCAACACAACCTGCACACAGTTAGGGTCAGGAATGCAGCCATAAAACGTTAGCAGCATCCAGTAGTTTGCCTCCCTGGAGTAATTTACTCTAAAAGGTTTTGCTTTAGTGTCCTACAACCCCAGATCCACCTATAGAGAAGAGTTCAGGGCTTCCCatgacaagagagacatggcCATACTGGAAAGAGTTCAACAAAGGGCAAggaagatgatgaagatgatgaggggaCTGGAGTATCTCTCCAAtaaagaaaggctgaaaaagcTATGactgttcaggctggagaacAGAAAGCTCAGAGGAATCTTATCAATGTGTACATAAAAACCTGAAGGGAGAGTGCAAAGAAGACAGAGCCATGCTCGTCTCAGTGGTGTCACGAGACAGGACCAGAGTCAATGGgcacaaaccaaaacacaggaggttccctctgaactccaggaaacactttttttacttctgagtacaactgagcactggcacaagttgcccaaagaagttgtTGAGTCTCCATACATGGAAATGATCAAAAGCCCTCTGGccatggtcctgggcaactggCTTGCCAGTGGTGTTGAACCAGGTGACATCCAGAGGTTCCTTCAAGTCCAATCATTTTGTGACTTTGTGAAATGCAATGTGGAATTTGCTATGGGTATTTCAGGTGGATAACCAGTTTACCCAACGGAGCAAACTGCTTTCTTTAAGAGTTTGACCAAGATGACTGTAATTGATCAAAGGTAATTTCAAACACACCGGATTGTGTTCCTTTTGAATAAACGGAATGAGCAGTACCCCAAACTCAAACAACAATCCATCACAGGCAGTAAGAAAGCTTTGCAGTGGACTCTAGGAAGGGGTTAATTAACAAAACCAGTAGTAGGGTTTCTCCATGAAAACACCCACCAGTACCACAGTGCTCATATCCGCTGTCCAGAACATCTTTGGGAATATTAAGCTGTCACAGTCATGTGAACTGTCACAGTCACCCTATGTGAATGTGCTCCCACTGCTCTATGAAAGTAACAGAGTTAACACTGAGGAAATACTTACTTTAGAAGCAGTAGAATAAGTTCATTGTAGGTTTTAAGGTGGAATGAGCAAAGGAAATGCCCTGGGGAGAGGCAAGGGAGAGAGGACTGGCTGCTATGTGCACGGGGGCTGTGCACAGGTgcaaaaggcaaaggaaaaacaaggaatgCCTAAGTGTCTGTTCTAataaagagaaggagaaaaggggcATAAATGCATAAGGCAAGGCCCGGAAGGTGTAGCCATGTCTGCTTTGATACCTTGGTCCACAAGTCAGAACATCTCTCGTTCCTTAACAGGATGTTTACCGAGCACCCAGACACCAAATCCTACTTCACACATTTCAAAGGCATGGACTCTGCCGAAGAGATGACACAGTCAGATCAAGTCAGGGGCCATGGCAAGAAGGTTTTCAGTGCCATCAACAACATGGTGCAACACCTGGACAACTCTGAGGCTTTTCTTGGGATAGTGACCCCACTCGGCAAGAAACATGCCACCCAGCTGAAGATTGACCCCAAAAACTTCAGGGTGAGTGAGCAGCCCTCTTCCCAAAGGGTGTAATTGTGAGGAGGGCATGTTTTCCCCTTTGAAGGGTGCAACTGAGGAAAACAGGCCTTGTGTGTAGGAATACATGTATATGCCTGAGAGAATCGAGGTGGTGGAAGGTGAGATGGTTGATGGTGGAAGATGGCAGGAGTGAGAGATCTGGCATTGGTGGGGAAGACGGCTGTGCAGCAGATGTGCTGCAGGCAGGTCTGCTCAGGTGGGAGCTGCACAGCTGCCCATGAGCTGTAGTGGGTTTTCTCAGTGCAGTCAGATTCCCACACCTGCCATTTAATAACAAGATACAGAAAAGCAGTTTAACACTGGACTTCAGTCCCTGATGTATTTTTTATCTCGTAACAGGAACTGAGCTTTCCGAGGATAATTAAACCTGCTGTTATTGAACAACAATGGCAACAGCATTGTCATcattaaacaaacacaaataataaatacagGATCAAATTACTTGCCCAGATCCACCTAAGGTCACTAGCAGAGTGCATTTATAACTATTTCATCTGCCTTACACAGCAAAAAGAGGCACCTTCTGGCAAAGATTATTTCCAAATGAAGGTCATTTCAAAAGCAGTGGGCCAAATTTtcaaaaagtgggaaaataagtgatgatttctggctgAAAATAGTTTTTCAGGGTAAAGATGCACACAGAACAATAAATGCTGCACAGGAAAGGAGTTGGCATTTCAAAGTATACCACCTACCTAGTGACTGCAAGGACAAATGAACTCTGCTTCAGAGTGCCAGATAGCTAAGAAGCAGGAAAGATCAGGAAGAAACTTACCTCCCAAGCCATGTATTCCAAAGGTGTCCAACAAGGGGGCTCATTGTGGCCTCTAAACATTTGGGGAAGTCCTCTGCCAGGAGAAGGATTGCAGTGGATGGACAAAGCACATCAGGCCTATACAGCTATCCTTAAGTGATAGGTGCAGTCAACATTTACTAGATACAGGATAGTTAGAAATACCACCAGCAGTTTTTTTGTGAATGCTATAATGCACCTTATTTTCCATGCCCTGTTACAAGCTCTGCAGGCCATGTGCTGTGAATTGTTCTTGTACCCCTTTCTGCCTTCCAAGAATCCCAACTAAAGATATACAAGATATGTAAGTTCTTATGCCTCTAATGTGGAGAAAAGTCACACTGGttgtttcttcccttctccttgtTTAGATTATCTGTGACATTATCTTACAACTGATGGAGGAGAAATTTGGCGGAGACTGCAAAGCTTCCTTTGAGAAGGTGACCAATGAAATCTGCACCCACCTGAACAATATCTACAAAGAGGAGGGTTGGTGAGGCTGTGCATACTCCAGGCTCTTCAAACATCTTGCCAGCACTGATTTGCTGCTTTTGGGCCCCcagccacagctggaaaaattaaaatttaaaaataaaaaaggcaagaaaaaaggCTTATACAATATAGGTATCAATGTCAATAATTTCCTTAGCAAACTGAGTTTCTACAGCTAAACAAAACCTGCAGATACATCAAAGTCAACCAAAAAATCCTGATGTGCTTTGCAGTTCCAGTGTTTCAGGTGGGTTCCTCTGGCCACCATCCTTGAAGACTACATTTTAAGATGATGACTTTAAGGTTTCTATTCCTAAAAGACTTGCTCCTTccaacagcaccagcagctctttGGCTCACCTACCACCTCTCCATCCTCATGAATGATAGGAAGGAGACCATTTTGAAGCATCTCCAGAATCTTGGTAGAGGTCATTATTTAAGAGGCATGAGTATTGTTTTGTGTGACAAGGGGGAAGTGGTGTATGGGAATGACTAACACCTGGGAGAGGCATGAGCAAAGTCCCATCTTGCATGAGCCAGCAGAGTCACCCAACCTTGGTTTCTCAGAGCAGCTTTCAGCACAAGGAATGACAACACTGAGTGTGGTCATCACTGGACCCCTCTGGGCAGGGATGAACATCTCCAGGCTGTGGGTTTCACCGGGTTACTCCCAGGAAATTACTTGGGTTGCGTTCCCACATGAGGCAAGAGTAGAGCTCACTAGCTCCTGTGCACCCAAAATGCACCCAGCTGATGGAGGCTGCTGCCTCATCGCATGGGCAGCAcagggggctcagcctggcatGGGGCTCAGCCTGGCATGGGGACTCATCCTGTCCAGTCGCACAGCCTGAGCCTCCCTTCAGTGCTAACCAGGTACTGAActatttaattgcttttctttgtattcCTTAGACTTGGTGAAATAATCAGCTAATAACTGCAAATAACCACATGCTGGTTTGCTTCAGTGTAACGCAataaacacagagaaagcagaTGTGCCCTCTCATTTGCTTCACAGAAAAGGTGatgtgcagcactggcagctggtTACAGTGCACATACTGGTGATACTGGGGGGGGTTCCAAAACCAGCTCAAACTCCCACCCAGGCACCCATCACTCTTGTGGTAGTCAGGCTTCTCaggtggtgggaagggaagctTTTCACTTAACCATGAAGCAACAGTTTTGTAAACAGGTAAAAATGCAGAGTTTTCCTTCATTCAACATGTAGTTTTCCTCACCCACTGAATTTGGCAAAGGATGCTAAATCCCAAAGTCCAGAAGAGGAACTCTAGCCAGAGGGGAGGATAAGGCAGGCTGCTTTATTTGCTTCGGTGTTCTGTTCAGCTCGGGGAGAAATGGAAGCATATTGCACAGCACTGGCAAGGActgtaaaaaaagaacaagatgtgtaaaaaaatatttatagtctCAAATCCCTCTGAGGGAATACAAGTAGTTAAAGCTCTGAAAAGAGGTGGTGGTAGTTCTTTACTCCCATTGCTCTGCTGCAAACCAGTTTGAGCTTAGGAAGATTTGAAGGCAGCAATTTGAAAAGTTACAGTGGTTCCATGCAAAGTCCCCCCCCACCTACTGATACAAGGGGCCTAGATTTTAGGGGTTAATTGCTGTGGGTACTGCTAGTACTGCAAAACTTTGCAGGTGCTTGCTAAACATTTACTATACCAGCCAGGTAAAGGGGAAGGATGTACAGGAGGATAAGGATAGGATGCCAGACCATCGGTAAGAGGAAGAAACCATGACCAGAAATCCTACTTTCGGACCTTGGAACTGGCTCGAATCAGCTTTGGGGTTTGGACTGAgaccaggacctcaaagagcaCGCGCAAGGAAGCAAGGTGAAGAGTTCAAATCTGAGGTAGACTGCTTACTTCATCCCGGAGATCCCAGGCTGCGACCACCAGGTGGCACTGCGCAGGCGTAGTAAGACGTTAAGCTAATTATAGTAATAAGCAGAGACAGACCATGAATATGTATAGGTGCATTGTGTACCCTGATGTATATGTAATTTGTAACCAGATATATTTCAAGCTGAGCACCGCAGTTGGCACACATGGCGTTTTGGGGGTTACCCCCCATGCGGCTGGCGCTgcaataaacatacctactttacaaCTTTTGAGTTGTAGAGTCTTTTCTGCGTATCACTACCACCTTCTAGAGATGGAGACAGACAGGCTCGAGACGGGCTGAAGGTGCCTGAGGGCCAGTGCCGTGAAAGTGCCTTCTTTGCAGCCCCTCTGAGCCAGCACCTGGAACTATTTCTAACCCTTGTGCACTTAACTGAGCATCACCATCAATACTTTACTACAGTCAGCACTTGTCAGATCATTTCAGCCTGGGAAAACGGTTTTACAGCcatggcagctcctgctgctgtcatgCCCTTTGTGAACTTGCAGGTGTCCAGCCCTGCTTTGTTGCTAGTTAATCCTGCCTTCCCGATGGTGCATCTCCTAGGACTCTGCTTGCCTGCAGTGCACTGGCAGCACCACGGAACCTAGGGAAAGAATTTGGGACTACAGTTTCCCCAGCAAAAGGAAGTGAAAAGCCAAAGCCAGGAGAGGTAAGTCATGAGAGAATTTTCTAATTGCCCGCTGGCTCCATTATATGCccacagagggaaaagcagggataaAGAGGAGAGCCAAGGCCAGAAGCAAACATTCtctttccttgtatttccaGCTGCAGTCTGCTGCTTCCCAATTTTGCAAGCTGCAGGGAAAGACAGATTTCAGGTGTTgctgaaaagaacaaataattACATAAGCAGTAACAGTGTGAGAATTTATT from Corvus hawaiiensis isolate bCorHaw1 chromosome 4, bCorHaw1.pri.cur, whole genome shotgun sequence harbors:
- the LOC125325059 gene encoding cytoglobin-1-like, with the protein product MSLSEAEVQSARSAWEKIYVDAEDNGTTVLVRMFTEHPDTKSYFTHFKGMDSAEEMTQSDQVRGHGKKVFSAINNMVQHLDNSEAFLGIVTPLGKKHATQLKIDPKNFRIICDIILQLMEEKFGGDCKASFEKVTNEICTHLNNIYKEEGW